In Tiliqua scincoides isolate rTilSci1 chromosome 1, rTilSci1.hap2, whole genome shotgun sequence, the following are encoded in one genomic region:
- the NMBR gene encoding neuromedin-B receptor has protein sequence MDIQAPNAVLWTCMKAIAIWIISIALSVPEAVFSQVEHINDADNVSFLKCVRYPPEDDLHPRIHSVMILLIYLLIPLAIISFYYYHIARTLTKSAHDLPGEHSEHSKRQMETRKRLAKIVLVFIGLFAVCWLPTHVLYLYRSFNYDKIDPSLGHLVFTLIARVLSFSNSCVNPFALYFLSENFRRRFNSQLCCRVVVPRPQRSASYLNSSSAIQMFSLEHNARSTITMTTWLNGQDPKQEISL, from the exons ATGGATATTCAAGCACCTAATGCAGTCCTGTGGACATGTATGAAAGCGATTGCCATCTGGATAATTTCCATTGCCTTATCAGTTCCTGAAGCTGTCTTCTCTCAAGTGGAACACATCAACGATGCAGATAATGTCAGTTTCCTGAAGTGCGTACGGTACCCCCCAGAGGATGATTTGCACCCAAGGATCCATTCGGTGATGATTCTCTTGATATACCTCCTTATTCCACTCGCCATCATCAGTTTTTACTACTATCATATTGCAAGAACTTTAACTAAGAGTGCACATGACCTGCCTGGAGAACACAGTGAACACTCTAAAAGACAG ATGGAGACTCGAAAGCGTCTGGCCAAAATTGTCCTCGTCTTCATTGGGCTTTTTGCTGTGTGCTGGTTGCCCACCCATGTGCTGTATTTGTACCGGTCCTTTAACTACGATAAGATTGACCCCTCCCTTGGCCACTTGGTCTTTACTTTGATAGCCCGAGTGCTCAGCTTCAGCAATTCTTGCGTCAACCCATTTGCACTCTACTTCCTCAGCGAGAATTTCAGGCGGCGTTTCAATAGCCAGCTCTGCTGTCGGGTGGTGGTGCCACGTCCACAAAGATCGGCGAGTTACCTGAACAGTTCTTCAGCCATTCAAATGTTTTCCCTGGAACACAATGCTAGGAGCACTATCACCATGACAACATGGTTGAATGGGCAGGACCCCAAACAAGAAATATCATTGTGA